The sequence below is a genomic window from Armatimonadota bacterium.
CTCGTTATTCTATTTTTCATATCTTTGCCTCCATAATGGTCGGAATGTATTTTCTTAAGAATCTATTACATACGTTGCAATCGAATACCTCCCTGCTTTGTTTTAGTGTTCTTTTGTATGGGTAGCTCAAAGTTGGAGGATATTTAACTTTGGGGGTGACGAAAGTGGCTGACGAGAGAATCATCGAAGTTGCGGAAGGGCCAAGCATTTCATCCAAATTAGGTGAGGGAGTTGAACGCCATGCATCTGCCATTCGTCTCCCTGTTAGTTATGGCATCAAGGTGTGGATAGAAAGACCTTATGAACGAGTATTAGCTACAGTGAAAGAAAAGCTTTTACAAGAGGGTCTAGTGATCGCATACGAAGCTGACGTCCGAAAGTTCGTCTATAATCTTAGCGGTGCAAACTTCCCACATTACACAATATTGGGCGTTTGGCATCCAACGTGGGCGAATCAAGCACTGCATATCGACCTCGACTGCGGCCTTCTTCTTCCATTTGGGCTTGTTGTTTATGAGCAAACGAATGGCACGGTTGTTGAAGCTGTCGATCCAATAGTGCTCTTTGCAATCCCTGGTGGAGCTGACCTTCAGGAGCTAGCTCGCTCTGTAAAAATGAAGCTTGAGGACGTAGTTGACCATGTCTTTGCCCTACTTGATTAGCTCTTCTGGTATTATTAGCTTTTTCCGTTTAGATTGGCATTTGTTGTTGACAAGCGGCAGATATTGAGCTACAAAATGGTTGACTTGCCTGTTATGTTGGAAACTTAGCCAGCGCTCAGGTCTTTAATTGACTTGCTTTTCTAGGAGAATATAATGCTTTTTAATAACCACTTACTACGGCTTATCCTTTATTTCCATGTTGTCTGCTTTAGTATTTTCATTTTTGCAAGCGAAATATCTGCCGCTAGAAACATCATCCTAATGATAGGAGATGGTATGGGCTACCAATATGTGAATGCCGCAAGTTACTATCTTACTGGTGCTGCTGGTAATCTTTCATTCGAGCGGTTCTATAAGTGCGGAGTAACCACATATTCCGCTAACAACCCAATTACGGATTCTGCCGCAGCTGCTACTGCTATGGCAACAGGGCATAAGGTTAATAACA
It includes:
- a CDS encoding DUF302 domain-containing protein translates to MADERIIEVAEGPSISSKLGEGVERHASAIRLPVSYGIKVWIERPYERVLATVKEKLLQEGLVIAYEADVRKFVYNLSGANFPHYTILGVWHPTWANQALHIDLDCGLLLPFGLVVYEQTNGTVVEAVDPIVLFAIPGGADLQELARSVKMKLEDVVDHVFALLD